The Neobacillus sp. OS1-2 genome includes a window with the following:
- the hisC gene encoding histidinol-phosphate transaminase: protein MRWKERVLSLTPYQPGKSIEAVKKQFNLDRIVKLASNENPFGCSEQALTALQSYPASLALYPDGYATHLRETLAAFLQVKEEELILGNGSDNLIQIISRALLHPNASTIMATPTFSQYKHNAVIEGAIINEIPLINGEHDLNAMLQAIDESTNVIWVCSPNNPTGTYIPENKLIPFLEQVPQHILVVLDEAYYEYVVAEDYYDAISLTRKYENLIVLRTFSKIYGLAALRVGYGVANPAIIKALEPVREPFNVNSLGQLAASEAIKDQEFVEVCRDKNRQGLTQFYDFCEQYQLKFYPSQTNFILIDSKIDGDEIFQYLQAKGFIVRSGKALGFPTAVRITVGSSEQNEGVLKALGEFLEAN from the coding sequence ATGAGATGGAAAGAGAGAGTCTTATCACTGACTCCCTATCAACCTGGAAAATCAATTGAGGCGGTAAAAAAACAATTTAACTTGGATCGGATTGTCAAACTGGCATCGAATGAAAATCCGTTTGGATGTTCGGAACAGGCACTTACCGCTCTTCAATCCTATCCTGCAAGTTTAGCCCTTTATCCTGATGGCTACGCTACACATTTACGAGAAACACTTGCAGCATTTTTACAGGTCAAAGAGGAAGAGCTTATATTAGGCAATGGCTCTGATAATTTAATTCAAATCATTTCAAGGGCACTTTTGCATCCGAATGCCAGCACGATCATGGCAACCCCAACATTCTCGCAATATAAGCACAATGCTGTAATTGAGGGGGCAATCATTAACGAAATTCCTCTTATCAACGGAGAACATGATCTTAATGCCATGCTACAAGCAATTGACGAGTCAACAAATGTCATATGGGTCTGCAGTCCTAATAATCCGACGGGTACATATATACCGGAGAACAAGTTAATTCCATTTTTAGAACAGGTTCCGCAACATATCCTTGTGGTGCTCGATGAGGCCTATTATGAATATGTAGTTGCGGAAGATTACTATGACGCCATTAGTTTAACGCGTAAGTATGAAAATTTAATTGTGCTTCGGACTTTTTCTAAAATATATGGACTTGCAGCTCTAAGAGTTGGCTATGGAGTGGCTAATCCCGCCATTATTAAAGCACTTGAACCGGTTAGAGAACCGTTCAATGTGAATTCGTTAGGTCAATTAGCAGCCAGTGAAGCAATTAAGGACCAGGAATTTGTTGAAGTTTGCCGAGATAAAAACAGACAGGGTCTAACACAGTTTTATGACTTCTGCGAGCAATATCAACTTAAATTTTATCCTTCACAGACCAATTTTATTTTAATTGATAGTAAAATCGATGGTGATGAAATTTTTCAATATTTGCAAGCAAAAGGATTTATTGTGCGCTCCGGAAAAGCCCTTGGCTTCCCGACAGCGGTCAGAATAACAGTTGGCTCGTCTGAGCAAAACGAAGGGGTCCTTAAGGCATTAGGTGAATTTTTAGAAGCGAACTGA
- a CDS encoding tetratricopeptide repeat protein: MDRVNKIINMLENGQHKQALNEYNLILKNGSHEEKFLLGEELFQYGFLVEAKALVESLLESYPEEGELLILLSEILVESGEEEEAILVLEKISEQDVNYGQSLLLLADLYQIQGLFEVCERKLLKAKELLPNEVIIDFALGELYSEQGEIIKAMAAFELVLKEENEIAGINIHGRMADLLSTSGAFEDALTYYDQALAEKLEINTLFGYAFTSLQAGYNRTAIEKFTELKELDPEYHSLYLHLALSYEREEELENSFQTIKEGIGQDEFNKELFFYGGKIALKLGKADEAEQYFREALAIDPGFIEAALTLNKFFLQHERYADVIELISHLDIMEDEEPQILWDLALAYDKLEEFSYALDKYESAYTFLKNNEAFLQDYGYFLIEEGKTARAAEIFKQLLSVDPTNGEYLEVLERLTN, from the coding sequence ATGGATCGAGTTAATAAAATTATCAATATGTTAGAAAATGGTCAACATAAACAGGCCTTAAATGAATATAATCTTATATTAAAAAACGGTAGTCACGAAGAAAAGTTCCTACTTGGGGAAGAATTATTCCAGTATGGATTTTTGGTGGAAGCGAAGGCCTTAGTTGAAAGCCTATTGGAAAGTTACCCTGAAGAGGGAGAACTCCTTATTTTGTTAAGTGAAATCTTAGTTGAATCGGGAGAAGAAGAGGAAGCCATCCTTGTCCTGGAAAAAATTTCGGAACAGGATGTTAATTATGGCCAGTCTTTACTATTGTTGGCGGATCTTTATCAAATTCAAGGGCTTTTTGAAGTTTGTGAACGAAAACTTTTGAAGGCGAAAGAATTATTGCCAAATGAGGTTATTATTGATTTTGCCTTAGGAGAGCTTTATAGCGAGCAGGGTGAAATTATTAAGGCGATGGCAGCTTTTGAACTAGTTTTAAAAGAGGAAAACGAAATTGCCGGTATTAATATCCATGGTCGGATGGCAGATCTTTTAAGTACCTCCGGAGCTTTCGAAGACGCCCTTACCTATTATGATCAAGCACTAGCTGAAAAGTTAGAAATTAACACGTTATTCGGCTACGCCTTCACTTCACTTCAAGCAGGTTACAATCGGACAGCGATTGAAAAGTTTACTGAATTAAAGGAGCTTGATCCCGAATATCATTCACTTTATTTACATTTAGCGTTAAGCTATGAACGAGAAGAAGAGCTAGAAAACAGTTTCCAAACGATAAAAGAGGGCATTGGGCAGGATGAATTTAATAAGGAATTATTTTTCTACGGTGGAAAAATAGCTTTGAAGCTTGGAAAGGCAGATGAAGCTGAACAATATTTCCGTGAGGCCCTTGCCATTGATCCTGGCTTTATCGAGGCGGCCCTTACGTTAAATAAGTTCTTTTTGCAGCACGAAAGGTATGCGGATGTGATTGAGTTAATTTCTCATCTTGATATTATGGAAGATGAAGAGCCACAGATACTATGGGACTTAGCACTTGCTTACGATAAACTTGAAGAATTTTCTTACGCATTAGACAAATATGAAAGTGCATATACTTTTTTAAAGAATAATGAAGCCTTTTTACAGGATTACGGATATTTTCTCATTGAAGAAGGAAAAACGGCCCGTGCCGCCGAAATTTTTAAACAGCTACTAAGTGTAGACCCGACCAATGGTGAGTATTTAGAAGTGCTTGAACGTTTAACCAATTAG
- the qcrB gene encoding menaquinol-cytochrome c reductase cytochrome b subunit, which translates to MLNKIYDWVDERLDITPLWRDIADHEVPEHVNPAHHFSAFVYCFGGLTFFVTVIQILSGMFLTMYYVPDIKNAWESVYYLQNEVAFGQIVRGMHHWGASLVLVMLFLHTLRVFFQGAYKKPRELNWIVGVLIFFVMLGLGFTGYLLPWDMKALFATKVGLQIAEATPFIGSYVKVLLAGHEHIVGAQTLTRFFAIHVFFLPAALFGLMAAHFIMIRRQGISGPL; encoded by the coding sequence TTGTTAAACAAAATTTACGATTGGGTAGATGAACGTTTAGATATTACGCCTTTGTGGCGCGATATCGCAGACCATGAAGTACCCGAGCATGTTAACCCAGCGCATCATTTTAGTGCGTTTGTTTACTGCTTTGGCGGTCTGACTTTCTTCGTAACAGTCATTCAAATTCTTTCAGGTATGTTTTTAACCATGTACTATGTACCGGATATTAAGAACGCCTGGGAATCTGTTTATTATCTTCAAAACGAAGTTGCTTTTGGACAAATTGTACGTGGTATGCATCACTGGGGTGCAAGTTTAGTACTTGTAATGTTGTTTTTACATACATTACGCGTCTTTTTCCAAGGTGCTTATAAAAAGCCTCGTGAATTGAACTGGATTGTCGGAGTTCTCATTTTCTTCGTCATGTTAGGATTAGGTTTCACGGGTTACTTATTACCTTGGGATATGAAAGCGTTGTTTGCAACAAAAGTTGGTCTGCAGATTGCAGAAGCAACACCATTTATTGGCAGCTATGTCAAGGTCTTACTTGCAGGTCATGAACATATAGTAGGGGCACAAACATTAACCCGTTTCTTTGCTATCCACGTGTTCTTTTTACCGGCAGCCTTATTTGGATTAATGGCAGCGCACTTCATTATGATTCGTAGACAAGGTATTTCTGGACCGCTATAA
- the aroA gene encoding 3-phosphoshikimate 1-carboxyvinyltransferase: MLKTNIKRLFGEITIPGDKSISHRSVMFGSIAHGETKITNFLPGDDCLSTISCFQKLGVTIEEVDDGLRIIGNGFEGLTEPNEVLDVGNSGTTIRLLMGILAGRPFFSTLVGDESIGKRPMTRVTSPLALMGTRIDGRNDGAFTPISIRGGQLTPIQYELPVASAQVKSALILAGLQAEGECKIVEPAETRDHTERMIRKFGGKIDKDNKTITVIGGQSLKAATIHVPGDISSAAFFLVAGAIIPEGEIVLKNVGLNPTRTGIIEVMKKMGADLEIVQKEDDSFEPVGDLIIKTSNLKGTVVEGELIPKLIDEIPIIALLATQADGTTVIKDAEELKVKETNRIDTVVQELRKLGASIEATDDGMIIHGKTPLDGGSVSSHGDHRIGMMLSIAALLCKNDVELEQSEAISVSYPNFFDHLNNLIH; this comes from the coding sequence ATACTGAAAACGAATATAAAGCGATTATTTGGTGAGATTACGATCCCAGGAGATAAATCCATCTCGCATAGATCGGTTATGTTTGGATCGATTGCACATGGCGAAACAAAGATTACTAACTTTTTGCCAGGGGATGACTGTTTAAGTACCATATCGTGCTTTCAAAAGCTTGGGGTCACAATTGAGGAAGTGGATGACGGCCTTCGGATTATCGGTAATGGTTTTGAAGGATTAACAGAACCTAATGAGGTCTTGGATGTGGGGAACTCTGGGACTACTATTCGGTTATTAATGGGGATATTGGCCGGAAGACCATTTTTCTCGACTTTGGTGGGGGATGAGTCAATCGGAAAAAGGCCTATGACAAGGGTAACGAGCCCATTAGCTTTAATGGGAACAAGGATTGACGGGCGAAACGACGGGGCCTTTACTCCTATTTCAATCCGTGGAGGGCAGTTAACACCAATCCAATACGAGCTTCCTGTGGCTAGCGCACAGGTAAAGTCCGCGTTAATTTTAGCAGGGCTGCAAGCTGAGGGAGAATGTAAGATTGTCGAACCCGCTGAAACCCGTGATCATACGGAAAGAATGATCCGAAAATTTGGTGGAAAAATTGATAAAGATAATAAAACAATTACTGTCATAGGCGGACAAAGTCTGAAAGCGGCAACCATACATGTTCCGGGTGATATATCCTCAGCAGCCTTCTTCCTTGTTGCCGGGGCCATTATTCCAGAGGGTGAAATTGTTTTAAAAAATGTCGGACTCAATCCAACGCGAACAGGAATTATCGAAGTAATGAAGAAAATGGGCGCGGATTTAGAGATTGTTCAAAAGGAAGATGACTCATTTGAACCAGTTGGTGACCTGATTATTAAGACTTCAAATCTTAAAGGTACGGTTGTTGAAGGTGAGTTAATACCTAAACTAATTGATGAAATTCCGATAATTGCGCTCCTTGCAACACAGGCTGACGGTACAACCGTGATAAAGGATGCTGAAGAATTAAAGGTAAAAGAAACCAATCGCATTGATACTGTTGTCCAAGAATTAAGGAAATTGGGTGCTTCGATTGAAGCGACAGACGATGGAATGATTATCCACGGAAAAACACCTTTAGATGGTGGCAGTGTATCTAGTCATGGAGATCATCGAATTGGAATGATGCTCTCAATTGCTGCCCTTTTATGTAAGAACGATGTTGAACTGGAGCAATCCGAAGCCATCTCGGTATCCTACCCAAACTTTTTCGACCATTTAAATAACCTTATCCACTAA
- a CDS encoding ubiquinol-cytochrome c reductase iron-sulfur subunit, translating to MSKERVSRRQFLSYTLTGVGGFMAAGMLMPMVRFAVDPVLKAEAGGDFIATKQKVSDLTAEPVRVDFTFKQKDAWYESEVTNTAWVYRDDKTDKIVALSPVCKHLGCTVNWNTDKEHPGQFFCPCHYGRYEKNGKNIAGTPPLAPLDVYPFKEKDGFLYLGKAEPRKEA from the coding sequence ATGAGTAAAGAGCGCGTTTCAAGACGTCAATTTTTAAGCTACACATTAACTGGTGTAGGCGGTTTTATGGCAGCCGGAATGTTAATGCCGATGGTACGTTTTGCTGTAGATCCAGTTTTAAAGGCAGAAGCAGGCGGTGATTTCATCGCAACAAAGCAAAAGGTTTCAGACTTAACAGCTGAGCCGGTTCGAGTTGACTTTACCTTCAAACAAAAGGATGCATGGTATGAGTCAGAAGTAACCAATACTGCCTGGGTTTATCGTGATGATAAGACAGATAAAATTGTAGCCCTATCACCTGTATGTAAACACTTAGGCTGTACGGTTAACTGGAATACTGATAAGGAACATCCAGGTCAATTTTTCTGTCCATGTCACTATGGCCGGTACGAGAAGAATGGTAAAAACATTGCTGGTACACCACCGTTGGCACCACTTGATGTATATCCATTCAAGGAAAAAGATGGTTTCCTATACTTAGGTAAAGCTGAACCACGGAAGGAGGCGTAA
- the aroC gene encoding chorismate synthase — MRYLTAGESHGPQLTTILEGLPAGMPLEATDINDELARRQKGHGRGRRMQIEKDTAEIVSGVRHGKTLGSPIALVVKNNDWKHWTKIMGIEAIEEGEEEEIKRKVTRARPGHADLNGAIKYGHRDMRNVLERSSARETTVRVAAGAVAKKLLSLLGVELVAHVIEIGGIKANVDPSLTIANLKERTESSPVRVADPNVEQEMMNAIDEAKKNGDSIGGVVEVIATGMPAGVGSYVHYDRKLDGKLAAAIMSINAFKGVEIGIGFEAARKPGSEVHDEILWDQKRGYYRKTNRLGGFEGGMTTGMPIVVRGVMKPIPTLYKPLMSVDIETKEPFAASVERSDSCAVPAAAVVAEHVVAWELANALVEQFYSDRFDTFAEEINRQREYAREF; from the coding sequence ATGAGATACCTAACGGCTGGGGAATCCCATGGGCCGCAGCTGACTACAATTTTAGAGGGTCTGCCAGCAGGAATGCCGCTAGAGGCCACAGATATTAACGATGAACTGGCTAGACGCCAAAAAGGTCATGGCCGTGGAAGACGCATGCAAATAGAAAAAGATACTGCAGAAATTGTTTCTGGTGTTCGTCATGGAAAAACACTTGGTTCGCCAATTGCTTTAGTCGTGAAAAATAATGACTGGAAGCACTGGACAAAAATTATGGGTATTGAGGCTATTGAAGAAGGTGAAGAGGAAGAAATAAAGCGAAAGGTAACTCGGGCAAGACCTGGACATGCTGATTTAAATGGTGCGATTAAATATGGTCATCGGGATATGAGAAATGTTCTGGAGAGGTCTTCAGCACGGGAGACAACCGTTCGAGTGGCTGCAGGTGCTGTTGCCAAAAAGCTTTTATCCTTATTAGGAGTTGAACTTGTTGCACATGTGATCGAAATTGGCGGAATTAAGGCAAATGTAGATCCTTCCTTAACGATAGCTAACTTAAAAGAGCGTACAGAAAGTTCTCCGGTAAGAGTTGCAGATCCAAATGTAGAGCAGGAAATGATGAATGCAATCGATGAAGCAAAGAAAAACGGTGACTCCATTGGCGGGGTTGTTGAGGTTATTGCGACAGGAATGCCGGCTGGAGTAGGAAGCTATGTTCATTACGATCGTAAATTAGATGGGAAATTAGCGGCAGCTATTATGAGTATTAATGCATTTAAAGGTGTAGAGATTGGTATAGGGTTTGAAGCGGCAAGAAAGCCTGGAAGTGAAGTCCATGATGAGATTCTTTGGGACCAGAAAAGAGGATATTACCGCAAGACAAACCGGCTTGGCGGGTTCGAAGGCGGGATGACCACAGGGATGCCTATTGTAGTCAGAGGTGTAATGAAACCAATCCCAACACTATATAAACCATTAATGAGTGTTGATATCGAAACGAAAGAGCCGTTTGCTGCGAGTGTTGAACGATCTGATAGTTGTGCTGTACCTGCTGCAGCCGTTGTAGCAGAGCATGTCGTAGCTTGGGAGCTTGCGAATGCCCTTGTTGAACAATTTTACAGTGACCGTTTTGATACCTTCGCTGAAGAAATAAATAGACAGCGTGAATATGCGAGGGAGTTTTAA
- a CDS encoding prephenate dehydrogenase: MNGRVFVIGLGLIGGSLALCVKKEHHEAVVVGFDINGEQARLAKMLGVIDEIAENIDDGAIDADLIIIAAPVNETKNIIRLLSELPLNPEVIVTDTGSTKSKIVESAASLTKKGITFIGGHPMAGSHKSGVSAAKEILFENAFYLLTPEEYIEGSRVERLKEWLIGTNAKFLTITPGNHDYLTGIVSHFPHIIAASIVRQTEKLAEAEGLIPRLAAGGFRDITRIASSSPAMWKDILLHNREILIELLDQWQIEMNGVKTLLEKENSAAIFDYFQQAKQFRDGLPQKEKGAIPAFYDLFVDIPDYPGVVSEITGFLAKERISITNIRILETREDINGVLVISFQTEEDRQRAGRCIGSYSSYSTSIGI, from the coding sequence TTGAATGGCCGTGTTTTTGTAATTGGCTTGGGCTTGATTGGCGGTTCCTTAGCATTGTGTGTTAAGAAGGAGCACCATGAAGCTGTTGTCGTAGGATTTGATATAAATGGTGAACAGGCAAGACTTGCGAAAATGCTGGGAGTTATAGATGAAATAGCGGAAAATATTGATGATGGTGCCATCGATGCTGATTTAATCATTATTGCGGCACCAGTGAATGAAACGAAGAACATCATCCGGCTTTTATCTGAACTTCCACTTAATCCTGAGGTGATCGTAACAGATACCGGCAGTACAAAAAGCAAAATTGTTGAGAGTGCGGCCAGTTTAACGAAAAAGGGAATTACGTTTATTGGTGGACATCCTATGGCAGGTTCACATAAAAGCGGTGTTTCTGCCGCAAAAGAGATATTATTCGAAAACGCCTTTTATCTCTTAACTCCTGAAGAATATATTGAAGGGTCAAGGGTTGAACGATTAAAGGAATGGTTAATCGGGACCAATGCAAAATTCTTAACTATCACCCCAGGAAATCATGATTATTTAACAGGTATTGTCAGTCATTTTCCGCATATTATTGCGGCATCGATTGTTAGGCAAACGGAAAAGCTAGCCGAGGCAGAAGGACTCATCCCTCGTCTCGCGGCAGGCGGATTTAGGGATATCACACGTATTGCGTCAAGCAGTCCGGCAATGTGGAAAGATATTTTACTGCACAACCGTGAGATACTAATTGAACTCCTAGATCAATGGCAGATCGAAATGAATGGGGTTAAAACCTTGTTAGAAAAGGAAAATAGTGCCGCTATTTTTGATTATTTTCAACAGGCAAAGCAATTCCGAGATGGTTTGCCTCAAAAAGAAAAAGGGGCGATACCTGCATTTTATGATTTGTTTGTCGATATACCAGATTACCCCGGCGTCGTTTCAGAAATAACGGGCTTTTTAGCGAAGGAAAGAATCAGCATCACTAACATCCGCATTCTTGAAACGCGGGAAGATATAAATGGAGTCTTAGTCATTAGCTTTCAGACGGAAGAGGATCGGCAAAGGGCAGGACGGTGTATTGGCAGTTATTCAAGCTATTCAACTTCAATTGGAATATAA
- the aroB gene encoding 3-dehydroquinate synthase: METIQIETASKKYPVFVGEGVRKELSPFLTNHFTDLTRILIITDETVAKIHLEKLLFTLKQWNPVVFTAPSGEKAKTFEVFYDALSTALENRLDRKSVILSFGGGAIGDLTGFVAASYMRGVPFIQVPTTILAHDSAVGGKVAINHPLGKNMIGAFYQPEAVFYDLELLKTLPIQEIRSGFAEVIKHALIADPDFYQWLKTNIQDLHSLPLTQISGSLVKGIRIKNEFVSEDERETGVRAFLNLGHTLGHAIEAEMGYGNFTHGEAVMIGMIFALKLSQKLLGLSFQLNEFIEWVKTLGYVTTIPAQLSFESLISKMKQDKKSVGESIHFVLLDEVGQPRLLEINETVLLEELKSF; the protein is encoded by the coding sequence ATGGAAACCATTCAAATCGAAACAGCCTCAAAAAAATACCCTGTATTTGTTGGCGAAGGGGTTAGAAAGGAGCTTAGCCCCTTTTTAACCAATCATTTTACTGATCTTACACGAATATTAATTATAACAGACGAAACTGTTGCAAAAATTCATCTTGAAAAATTATTGTTCACTTTAAAACAGTGGAATCCAGTGGTATTTACCGCACCGAGTGGTGAAAAGGCAAAAACTTTTGAAGTATTTTATGATGCCTTATCAACCGCACTCGAAAACCGCTTGGATCGGAAATCTGTCATTCTTTCATTCGGCGGCGGTGCAATAGGGGATTTAACGGGTTTTGTTGCTGCCTCCTATATGCGGGGCGTCCCATTTATACAAGTTCCTACCACCATCCTAGCGCATGATAGTGCTGTGGGTGGGAAAGTAGCAATCAATCATCCACTTGGAAAGAATATGATTGGAGCTTTTTATCAGCCTGAAGCTGTTTTTTATGATTTGGAACTGTTAAAAACGTTGCCAATTCAGGAAATCCGATCGGGGTTTGCTGAGGTTATTAAACATGCCCTTATTGCGGATCCGGATTTCTATCAATGGTTAAAGACAAATATTCAGGATTTGCATTCTTTACCATTGACGCAAATATCAGGCTCTTTGGTAAAGGGGATAAGAATAAAAAACGAATTTGTCTCAGAGGATGAAAGAGAAACAGGTGTCCGCGCCTTTTTGAATTTAGGGCATACACTTGGACATGCCATTGAAGCAGAAATGGGGTATGGGAACTTTACCCATGGGGAAGCGGTTATGATTGGGATGATTTTTGCATTAAAATTAAGCCAAAAACTGCTGGGGCTTTCATTCCAATTAAACGAGTTTATTGAATGGGTTAAAACGTTGGGGTATGTAACCACCATACCCGCGCAACTATCGTTTGAAAGCCTGATTAGCAAAATGAAACAGGATAAAAAGTCTGTAGGCGAGTCCATTCACTTTGTCTTATTGGATGAAGTAGGACAGCCTAGGCTGCTGGAAATAAATGAAACAGTATTATTGGAAGAACTAAAAAGTTTTTAA
- a CDS encoding menaquinol-cytochrome c reductase cytochrome b/c subunit, with the protein MHRGKGMKFVGDSRVPAPESRKRMLPKDYSEYPGKTEAFWPNFLLKEWMIGAVFLVGFLCLTVAHPAPLERIADPTDTGYIPLPDWYFLFLYQLLKYSYASGPYTVVGAMIMPGLAFGGLLLAPFLDRGPERRARKRPLATGFMLLALASIVFLTWQSVATHDWAAAERQGKIVAKVEIDKTSEGYKIANDNTCLTCHGDSFQGGAGAPTLIGTGLSAEEVAKIAKEGKGGKMPPGIFKGDDEQLKKLSEFISGLGKE; encoded by the coding sequence ATGCATCGCGGAAAAGGTATGAAGTTCGTTGGTGACTCGCGTGTTCCAGCACCTGAATCACGCAAACGAATGCTCCCAAAAGATTACTCAGAATACCCTGGTAAAACAGAGGCATTCTGGCCTAACTTCCTTTTAAAAGAATGGATGATAGGCGCAGTTTTTCTTGTCGGCTTTTTATGTTTAACAGTGGCACATCCGGCACCGCTTGAAAGGATAGCGGATCCAACTGATACAGGCTATATTCCATTACCAGACTGGTATTTCTTATTCTTGTATCAATTGTTGAAATATTCGTATGCATCGGGGCCATACACGGTTGTAGGAGCTATGATCATGCCAGGATTAGCTTTTGGTGGTTTATTATTAGCACCGTTCCTTGATCGCGGACCGGAACGTCGTGCGAGAAAACGCCCACTTGCTACTGGGTTTATGCTTCTAGCACTAGCTTCTATCGTATTCCTAACTTGGCAATCGGTTGCGACACATGACTGGGCTGCTGCAGAGCGCCAAGGTAAAATTGTCGCCAAGGTTGAAATCGATAAAACTAGTGAAGGTTATAAAATTGCTAATGATAATACATGTTTAACTTGCCATGGTGATAGTTTTCAGGGTGGCGCTGGAGCACCAACATTGATTGGAACCGGCTTATCGGCTGAGGAAGTGGCGAAAATTGCCAAAGAAGGTAAAGGCGGCAAAATGCCACCAGGAATCTTTAAAGGTGATGACGAACAGCTGAAGAAACTGTCTGAATTTATCTCAGGCCTTGGTAAAGAGTAG
- the aroH gene encoding chorismate mutase: protein MIRGVRGATTVSTNTEEAIVSATEELLAKLIEVNHIQPDTVASILISTTEDVNAAFPAKALRKFAGWTYVPVMCMREIPVPNSLEMCVRIMMHVNTGKPQEEIVHVYLKDAKVLRPDLGSSLV, encoded by the coding sequence ATGATTAGAGGGGTGAGGGGAGCAACGACGGTTAGCACAAATACTGAAGAAGCCATTGTCTCTGCGACAGAGGAGCTTCTGGCTAAATTAATTGAAGTTAATCATATTCAACCCGATACCGTCGCCTCGATTTTGATCTCTACCACTGAGGATGTTAATGCGGCGTTCCCTGCTAAGGCATTGCGGAAATTTGCAGGATGGACGTATGTACCAGTAATGTGTATGCGGGAAATTCCTGTTCCTAATTCTCTGGAAATGTGCGTAAGAATTATGATGCACGTAAATACAGGCAAACCACAGGAAGAAATTGTCCATGTATATTTAAAGGATGCAAAGGTGCTAAGACCAGACCTTGGCAGTAGTTTAGTGTAG
- a CDS encoding YpiF family protein, which produces MKWIPKDIETYLNAKEYVDTAVVPLYSVSVGGEMKQSAANAEFITLLTSHLERQFTGRILLFPPFTYLKNGDNEKVMSDLLKWEREISESECKHIFYITSELDWRTHEQKLGGSLIWLPSLPLEQMNDSQKMEMIDSQVKQLLILFTQKWHENE; this is translated from the coding sequence ATGAAGTGGATTCCTAAAGATATAGAGACATACCTAAATGCTAAGGAGTATGTGGATACTGCTGTTGTTCCATTATATTCGGTTTCAGTCGGGGGTGAGATGAAGCAATCAGCGGCAAACGCTGAATTTATCACACTATTAACAAGCCATCTAGAAAGGCAGTTTACAGGAAGAATATTATTATTTCCCCCATTTACTTATCTGAAAAATGGAGACAATGAAAAAGTAATGAGTGATTTGTTGAAATGGGAGAGAGAGATTAGCGAAAGTGAATGCAAGCATATATTTTACATAACATCCGAGCTTGATTGGCGTACACACGAACAGAAGTTAGGCGGCTCATTAATATGGCTTCCATCCCTGCCGCTAGAGCAGATGAATGATTCCCAAAAAATGGAGATGATTGATAGCCAGGTAAAACAGCTTCTCATCCTTTTTACACAAAAGTGGCATGAAAATGAGTAA
- a CDS encoding ReoY family proteolytic degradation factor, producing the protein MATPVSVNEKKDFIRWFLNHYQLKRRECVWILNYLMSHDQLMEKVHFVEQAQYCPRGLIMSTHCVDKVPFRFYKENVMTTDAEKSFHDIRLNRDEDIFIQLNFHASNQAHQYAAVLEENPFVPKHLQVNEKDGVIAEQLLQHSIERFQREKLLGLIDEALDKQDRVAFQLLTEKLNKLMVTEQKGSLR; encoded by the coding sequence ATGGCAACCCCTGTTTCTGTCAACGAGAAGAAGGATTTTATACGCTGGTTTTTAAATCATTATCAATTAAAAAGAAGAGAATGTGTATGGATTCTAAATTACTTAATGAGCCACGATCAATTAATGGAAAAGGTTCATTTTGTTGAGCAAGCACAGTATTGCCCGCGGGGTTTGATTATGTCAACACATTGTGTCGATAAAGTGCCGTTTCGCTTTTATAAGGAAAATGTTATGACTACTGATGCTGAGAAATCCTTTCATGACATCCGGTTAAATCGGGATGAGGATATTTTTATTCAATTAAATTTTCACGCTTCCAATCAAGCGCATCAATATGCGGCAGTTCTTGAAGAAAATCCATTCGTTCCTAAACATTTACAAGTTAATGAAAAGGATGGAGTCATTGCGGAACAATTGCTGCAGCATAGTATCGAACGGTTTCAACGTGAAAAACTACTGGGGTTAATTGATGAAGCACTTGATAAGCAAGATCGTGTAGCATTTCAGCTGTTAACAGAAAAATTAAATAAACTAATGGTGACGGAACAAAAAGGGAGTTTGCGATAA